Within the Novosphingobium sp. SL115 genome, the region GACGATCAGCCCCAGGGTAACCCGTGGATCAAGAGCCTGCTTGTATGGGGCGGCATCTTCCTTGCACTTCTGCTGGTGGTTTCGATGTTCGGTTCGCGGGTCGATCCGGCGGCCACGACCATTCCCTATTCCTCGTTCCGGTCGCAGGTTGCCGACGGCGCTGTTCGCGCGGTGGAAATTTCGCCCGAACGGATTACCGGTACGCTGAAGAATGGCGGCCAGTTTGCCACGGTGCCGGTGCCGGGCGATTCCGACCTGCCCAAGCTGTTGCAGGACAATGGCGTGCAATATGCGGGCAAGGCAGCTGAACAGCCCAACATGCTGATGTATATCCTGGTCAATTCGCTGCCGTTCCTGCTGATTCTGGGCGTGGCCTTCTTTGCGCTGCGTCAGGTGCAGAAGGGCGGCGGTTCGGGCGCGATGGGTTTTGGCAAGTCCAAGGCCAAAATGCTGACCGAACGGTCGGGCCGGGTCACTTTTGATGACGTTGCCGGTATCGATGAAGCACGCGAAGAGCTGGAAGAAATTGTCGAGTTCCTGCGTGATCCTTCGCGTTTTTCTAAGCTGGGTGGCCAGATCCCCAAGGGTGCGCTGCTGGTGGGTAGCCCCGGCACCGGCAAGACCCTGCTGGCCCGCGCCATCGCGGGTGAAGCAGGCGTGCCATTCTTCACCATTTCGGGTTCGGATTTCGTGGAAATGTTTGTCGGCGTGGGCGCAAGCCGCGTGCGCGACATGTTCGAGCAGGCCAAGAAGAACGCGCCGTGCATCGTCTTCATCGACGAAATCGACGCAGTGGGCCGCCATCGCGGCCACGGCCTTGGCAATTCGAACGACGAACGCGAACAGACGCTGAACCAGCTTCTGGTCGAAATGGACGGGTTCGAGGCGAACGAAGGCATCATCATCATTGCCGCCACCAACCGTCCTGATGTGCTGGACCCGGCGCTGCTGCGTCCGGGCCGTTTTGACCGTCAGGTGGTTGTGCCCATCCCCGATATCGAAGGCCGTGAAAAGATCCTGTCGGTGCACATGAAGAAGGTGCCGCTGGCTCCCGACGTGAACCCGCGCACCATCGCGCGCGGCACGCCGGGCTTTTCGGGCGCGGACCTTGCCAACCTTGTCAACGAAGCCGCCCTGCTGGCCGCGCGCCGCAACAAGCGCCTTGTTGCCATGCAGGAATTCGAAGACGCCAAAGACAAGGTAATGATGGGCGCCGAGCGTCGGTCGATGGTAATGACCGACGACGAAAAGAAGATGACCGCCTATCATGAGGCGGGCCACGCCATCGTTTCGGTGAACGAGCCTGCGTCCGATCCGATCCACAAGGCGACGATCATTCCGCGCGGCCGCGCGCTGGGCATGGTCATGCGTCTGCCGGAACGTGACAGCTATTCCTATCACCGCGACAAGATGCATGCCAACCTGTCGGTCAGCATGGGTGGGCGCGTGGCCGAAGAGATCATCTTCGGGCATGACAAGGTGTCGTCGGGTGCGTCTTCGGATATCCAGTATGCCACGTCGCTCGCCCGTTCGATGGTGACCAAGTGGGGCATGTCGGACAAGCTGGGGCCGCTTCAGTATGAAGACCAGCAGGAAGGCTATCTGGGTATGAGCGGTTCTGCGCGCCTGTTCGCCTCTGACGAAACGAACAAGCTGATCGACACCGAAATTCGCGGGTTGGTTGACGGTGCGCATGAGCGTGCGCGGCAAATCCTGAAGGAACAGGAAGACAAGCTGCACCTTCTGGCGCAGGCCTTGCTGGAATATGAAACGCTGACGGGCGACGAGATCAAGGAGTTGATCGAAAGCGGCAAGATTGATCGTCCGCAGACGCCCAGCGGCCCTGCCCGGCCTGTCGCGGCGCAAGGATCAGCCGTGCCGCGCGCGGGCAAGAAATTCGGCGGATCGGCTAGCCCGCAGCCTGCGTGATAGCGAGTTTCGGTAAATATCAAAGGGCGGGGGGCAACCTCCGCCCTTTTCGGTTGTGACCTTTGCAAACAGCATAGCCAGCTTTTCGGCTGGCGGGCCGAGGTGGACGGGCGAATTTACCCGCCCGCTTCCATCAGGATCAGCCCGGCAAACAGCATCAGCGCGGTGAAGGCGAACATGCTGAGGAACCATGTGCGCCACCACGCGCCGAATTTTGAAACGCCATATGTACCGCGCAATTGCAGATACATATGCACCGGCGGGGCAAGGCCGAGGATGCCGAGCGCCGGGAATGTGGTGCGCGATCCCAGCATGGCAAGGATGGTCAGCAGCGTCATGAAGCATAGCGAATAGGTGACGAAGACCGTGTGGTCATACAGCCCGAAGCGGCGGCTGAAGGGGAACAGCAGCCACAGGAACGGCACCGAGATGGGGATCAAGGCCCAGCTTAATTTGTAGCTGTAGGTCTGCACCTTGTAGAGCGCGAGGCCGGGATTTTCTTTCCATTTGGCGAAGGCGGCATTGATCGAGGGCACATCGCTGAACGTCTCGAATTCGTTCATGTCGATGTTGGTCGCCTTGATCCCGCTGGTCTTGAGCTTTTCCAGTGCGGCGATGTTGTCGCGCGTTTGCCGCAATGCTTCATCGATCTGCAGGCGGCGCTCTGCGTTCAGGTCGGGCGCTTTGCGTTCACCTTCAAGATCGACAAGATCGCGGCGCTCTTGCGTCAAGGCGCTATCGATGGATGTCGACGCCTTGCTGGAGATATCCCCACTCATCGTGTTGATGGTGGTGAACAGCAGAAACATGCAGAACAGGAACAGCGCGATGGGCGAGACGTAACTGGCGCGCCGCCCGTCGATATATTCGCGGGTCAGTTTGCCCGGCTTTACGATCAGCAACGGCAGCGTGCGCCAGATCTTGCCTTCGAAGTGGAAGACGCCGTGCAGCAGATCGTGAAAGAACGCGCCCAGCGTCTTGTGAACATGCGCGGCCTGACCGCAGGCGTGGCAATGGCTGCCGACCAGCGCGGTGCCGCAGTTGAGGCACGCGCTTTCGTGCGTGTGCCCGGCATCCGAATGATCGCCAGCGTGCGGTTCAATCACGCGGGCTGTTGCCACGGTTTCGGCCATTTCGCCCAGAACCACGCCGTCGCTCAAAATATTTCCCCCTGATTGCTGGCAGGACCATAACCAGCCCTGCGCCTGCATGCCACATCCTTGAGACGCTGTGATTTCACCGAACATTAACCTTGTGGGTGCAGTCCGTTCGGGAACGGGCTACAGGACGGGGCGTGTTTACACCAAGGGATCAAATGCTGGCGTTTGCCGGGGCAGGCGGGGGAAGCGGCTTTGGTCAGCGGACCATGCCTTTGCCCGTGGTATCCGAACCTTCGCGCGCCGAGGTGGTGCTGAAGCATGTCGCGCCGCACTGGCACAAGGCCACCGCCCGAATCGAACGCTGGTTTGCACAGCGCGATCTGGTGCCCGATCTGGCC harbors:
- the ftsH gene encoding ATP-dependent zinc metalloprotease FtsH — protein: MNDDQPQGNPWIKSLLVWGGIFLALLLVVSMFGSRVDPAATTIPYSSFRSQVADGAVRAVEISPERITGTLKNGGQFATVPVPGDSDLPKLLQDNGVQYAGKAAEQPNMLMYILVNSLPFLLILGVAFFALRQVQKGGGSGAMGFGKSKAKMLTERSGRVTFDDVAGIDEAREELEEIVEFLRDPSRFSKLGGQIPKGALLVGSPGTGKTLLARAIAGEAGVPFFTISGSDFVEMFVGVGASRVRDMFEQAKKNAPCIVFIDEIDAVGRHRGHGLGNSNDEREQTLNQLLVEMDGFEANEGIIIIAATNRPDVLDPALLRPGRFDRQVVVPIPDIEGREKILSVHMKKVPLAPDVNPRTIARGTPGFSGADLANLVNEAALLAARRNKRLVAMQEFEDAKDKVMMGAERRSMVMTDDEKKMTAYHEAGHAIVSVNEPASDPIHKATIIPRGRALGMVMRLPERDSYSYHRDKMHANLSVSMGGRVAEEIIFGHDKVSSGASSDIQYATSLARSMVTKWGMSDKLGPLQYEDQQEGYLGMSGSARLFASDETNKLIDTEIRGLVDGAHERARQILKEQEDKLHLLAQALLEYETLTGDEIKELIESGKIDRPQTPSGPARPVAAQGSAVPRAGKKFGGSASPQPA
- a CDS encoding DUF3667 domain-containing protein; translated protein: MSDGVVLGEMAETVATARVIEPHAGDHSDAGHTHESACLNCGTALVGSHCHACGQAAHVHKTLGAFFHDLLHGVFHFEGKIWRTLPLLIVKPGKLTREYIDGRRASYVSPIALFLFCMFLLFTTINTMSGDISSKASTSIDSALTQERRDLVDLEGERKAPDLNAERRLQIDEALRQTRDNIAALEKLKTSGIKATNIDMNEFETFSDVPSINAAFAKWKENPGLALYKVQTYSYKLSWALIPISVPFLWLLFPFSRRFGLYDHTVFVTYSLCFMTLLTILAMLGSRTTFPALGILGLAPPVHMYLQLRGTYGVSKFGAWWRTWFLSMFAFTALMLFAGLILMEAGG